In Crocosphaera sp. UHCC 0190, a genomic segment contains:
- a CDS encoding peptidylprolyl isomerase, with translation MLISVLAQGNAITDPKAILRYALPIDSEPIRKVQEAIEDISNHLRGKRWPPIAKDVKTASFLLTLRSEQIVASVPSDRQPQAKTLLEDIKTGVTELQEAVDNKDRAEVGSKRRAILNQITDLEDLMVEGFPFEVPGEYADLPQLKGRATVEIETTKGNLTLVLDGYSAPVNAGNFVDLVQRGFYDDLPFIRSGDDFVVQAGDPPGADAGFIDPKTGEYRAIPLEILVRGDQSPIYGTTLEELGIYLPDLVLPFNAYGAVALARPSLDPNGGSSQFFFFKFDNELTPPGFNLMDGRYSVFGYVVDGKEVLETITDKDKIVSAKVIDGLDNLVEPQAS, from the coding sequence ATGTTAATTAGCGTTTTAGCCCAGGGGAACGCTATTACTGACCCCAAGGCTATCTTACGCTATGCCTTACCCATTGATAGCGAACCCATTCGTAAAGTACAAGAGGCGATCGAAGATATTTCCAATCATCTTCGGGGGAAGCGTTGGCCCCCCATTGCTAAAGATGTAAAGACAGCTTCGTTTTTGTTAACTTTACGGAGTGAGCAAATTGTGGCAAGCGTTCCTAGCGATCGCCAACCCCAAGCAAAAACTCTCCTCGAAGACATTAAAACAGGGGTTACAGAACTTCAAGAGGCGGTAGATAATAAGGACAGGGCAGAGGTTGGGTCAAAACGACGGGCCATCCTTAATCAAATTACCGATCTTGAAGATTTGATGGTGGAAGGGTTCCCCTTTGAAGTGCCTGGGGAATATGCTGACTTACCTCAGTTGAAAGGACGGGCTACGGTAGAAATTGAAACCACCAAAGGTAATCTTACCCTAGTGCTAGATGGTTACAGTGCGCCTGTCAATGCGGGAAACTTTGTGGACTTAGTTCAACGGGGTTTCTACGATGATTTACCGTTTATTCGCTCAGGGGATGATTTTGTCGTACAAGCGGGGGATCCCCCAGGGGCAGATGCTGGGTTTATTGACCCAAAAACGGGAGAATATCGAGCAATTCCTTTAGAAATTTTAGTAAGAGGCGATCAATCACCGATCTATGGGACGACTCTTGAAGAGTTAGGGATTTATTTACCTGATTTAGTCCTTCCTTTTAATGCTTATGGGGCTGTGGCTTTAGCCCGTCCCAGTCTCGATCCTAATGGGGGATCATCACAATTTTTCTTCTTTAAGTTTGATAATGAATTAACGCCTCCTGGCTTTAATTTAATGGATGGTCGTTATTCTGTGTTTGGCTATGTGGTTGATGGCAAAGAGGTGTTAGAAACTATCACAGACAAGGATAAAATTGTTTCCGCTAAAGTGATCGATGGGTTAGATAATTTAGTCGAACCCCAAGCTAGTTAA